The Mugil cephalus isolate CIBA_MC_2020 chromosome 8, CIBA_Mcephalus_1.1, whole genome shotgun sequence genome segment CCACCAGACCGTCAGCTGCCGAGCTAATCACCTTAGTGGGAATATTAGGCCGTGCACAGTTTGTCCACACTGTTCTGCATAAGTCACACTGACACTGTGTGTTAATGCTGAGCAGAATAGAGAAGCAGAAGATGAATTCTTTTGGGATGTGAATTAAAGTTTTACATCATAAAAGAATAACTTCCTGgtgtttttgcatttccttACACCTTCCTTCCTGTGTCCTTTGTGGACGAAACTTTTATGCACAATTGTAAAGGCTACACATTAGTAACCTgctggttgttgtgtgttttatttgctaCTGTTATTTCAAGGGTTTGAGCAATTCCCTGTGTTAAGAAGATGAAGGTATGCAGTCAGGAACATTTCCAGAGTCTGTTTATGTAAAACTTCCCACACCACTAGGCTGACCTATTTTACAGATGCACTTTcacattattcatattattcCCTCATGTCTCAGGAAAGTTaatgcaacacattttattctctttttcctcctcattttaAAGGCtttgcagctcatttaaaaaaGCTTTATCTTTGTACTATAATACTAAATGTAATATGTTAGAAGAACGCCCTGCTTATTCTCCCTCTGCCGATATTAATCTCTTTACTCATCTTCACTCTTTTACAGCCAGAAACTTCAATGTCCAGAAGTCTGAGGCCATGCTGCGAAAGGTAACAGACCTCCTACTTGTGGGATGTTGAGCCTGCACGTGTTGCTCTCCTGTCAATGTACAACCACAATGACTTCTCTCTCGGTGACTGATTGGTTATTTGTAGAAGTGCACTTAGCTCAGCCGCCACCTGTGCCGTCCATCGAGGGCGGGAGTGGCCTCAGATTAGAGAGGTAATGGTCCGCTGTTGGCAAACTGAGTCATCATAGCAGCCGGAGGAGATAAGATGGACAAAGGGGATTAAAGAAGTACTTAGAGAGACAGAATGAGATTCATAGTTACCTGGTTTAAAGCTGAGTGttgtccactagggggcacAGGAAATCAGACTGACAAACCTGCAGCttagacatttttaatcaaaataatccgatcaggtgtaacattatgaccactgactggaggaTTAAACAaaattgatcatcttgtgacaattcagcgttctgctgtgAGAATTTTGGACCTAGTATTTATTCATagggatgttacttagacatgtagcaccgacctagtccagaccagaccagaccagaccagaccagaccagaccagacccccaaAATgtttcaggaacaactcaaaaaaacatgaagaacagctcaaggtgtttcagaggcgcaagggagacctacacgatattaggaaggtggtcataatgttgtgattGTTGGGTGTATTTGACAATTTACACATCTAGGTAACATTCGTAATAATTTAGAGGGATTTTTATGTGCACTTAAAttcaatattcattttctttttacatttattacatgagaataaaactatatatatacatttttatacatgttttaaaataaaaatatttaaaatgttgtattCACGTGTATAGTTTCCTACTAATCAATCCTTCAtcccaacaacaacatcaacaacacttcTGTTTGACGGGAAATTGATTCCAACTCTTAACTTAAGTGAATAACAGCTTTGTGTGAGAAACATTAGCGGTGGCTAATTGAGCAATGACTCGAGGCTCAGTATGacactgcatttttttaatttatttatttttaagagtaATGTGGTAATTATGATACTAATGAAAGCAGTTATAACAAAACAGAACCAAACAGAGTTTCCTGCTTGTGATGCCCGTcgttttttttgacaaaaatgaaGTGTAAAGATAGTTAACAAGGTTGTTAATGTCATTTAGTCGCTTCTTCTCTGGTGCTGATACCACAGTTTTTAAGAATGAGAGGATTCTCTCTGTACTTTAAAGCTATCAAACCCTTCAGTCTTACGGAAGTTTAAAAATCTCCTGTACACGTTTgtgctggaaaataaaaacaatagttCTCAATCTGTCGTATTTCCTGACAAGATATAAGTCTCATGTTATTTTAGAAACCTTCAATTTGATGTCTgcagaccatttttttttctttctgcaagcTCGTCATTCATCATGGTTAGAAATGAAACCTACAAACGTGGTTAAATTGACACTTTACAGTCAAATAGTTGCTTCAAATATATCTGAACTGGtgtcttcattatttattttttccatttgtagaCATAGGAAACAATTGTACGACATAACTGATCCCCCACATGCTTACAGGTCACATTTTGACATCACACCCAATGTTTAAAACCACCTAATCCACTTAAATCACCACATTGTGCTCGAGTTGACCCGTCACTGTGTAATCAGTCTGTCGCTGCTTCTAAATGTAACATGCATTCATCTTTTCTTGCAGCACATGGAGTTCAGGAAACAGATGAAAGTAGACACAATAATAACTGAGTGGCGTCCACCAGAGGTAAAACTTCACAAACTTAATAAATGCATCATGAGTCATCCTCTTTAATTATTACACTACGCAGCTGCTGAAACCGACGTTTAAAAGCGGCTTCTGTGTGCAGGTGATAGAGAAGTATCTCTCCGGAGGAATGTGTGGCTATGACCGCGAGGGTAGTCCCATCTGGTACGATGTCATCGGGCCTGTGGATCCCAAAGGCCTCTTCCTGTCCGCCTCCAAGCAAGACTTCATCAAGTCCAAGATCAGAGACTGTGAGATGCTGCAGAAGGAATGCACCGTGCAGTCAGAGAGAGTAAGAGCTGATATCTACAGGGGTCTGGGTCCAAAATTATCGTCCGACGCTAGaatttctgtgtgtctgtgttggacAAAGTGGAcaaagcaaatgaatgaattaatgaatgaataaacccTTAAGCCTTCATGGTTCTGCACTAAACTCCAAATTAGTTCCATTTCTATGCTGACGATACTGTTATTTATTGCTTTGCACCAACCTCTGCCAAGGCTGTCACTTATCTTCAGCGTGCATTAGACAGAGTACGAGTAGAGCTTTGTCATCTGCATGTTGTATTAAATATTGATAAAACGAaaccagttatttttttaaggtcCCCACCCCCGCCAAAAAAGCTGAAGACTTTTATTGGGattttattacagaaacaagtcttgtttgactttttaatgGGAAACAGAAACTGGTGGAGTCTGATTTTTTTGCCACTAAATAATTATGGTGATGTGATGAACATGAATGCCTCTGCTCACTGTCTTCATATTCAGATTTGAGATAGTTTTGAGAGATTTATGTACACGCCTTCTTAGTCATTCATGTGCACGTATTTAACTAATCCATTCTGGGCATGATTCctatgtacactaccagtcataGGTATGGACActccttctcattcagttcagtgagagGGAAACGCAGTATCTGTGTTACATATACTGTAATGTGTGTTTCCTAATGTATGAACTGAACTGGGAAAGACAGCGTTTAGGTTTTCTACTCCTGCTGTCTCACATCAAATTTCAAACTTAGTATCTCTAAAGGAGTTTAAAAAAGCTGATAAAATCTATTGAGtcctttttgtctgtgttttaattgaGCTTTTCTTTGTCATGTAACTCGGCCTTTATGCTAATTCTTGTAAAAGCTGGACTGCTTCCACTCTTGGCCAGGTCTCCCTCATAAAAGAGATCTGTAATTACATCTATGCTCCATTCATTTAAGAGGTTGCTAATGATGAGAGGGGAAGAATTGAAAATTCAATATAAaaccagcctttttttttttttttacccttgaACTGCTTAATCTGAGGATGTAACACAACTCTAATCCCTATTTAACTATAGTCCAGGGTTCCTTTTGAAATAATTTCATTGTTATATAGATGCTATGTATAGGAAGTAAGTATATCTCAAAATCAAGAGCTTTTTCTGCATAAGAAAAGCACCAACAGAGAAATGTGACCAATGTAAAACAACTCCAAGTGTCTATGGTAAAGCGCTGtataaaactgatgcattattattattttacacaaataaaaattaaatgtgtttaacttAAATAAGCTTGTGGAGGACAAGGCAACTCGTGTTCCTTCTACTAAAGTAATTGACTTGGTCTAACTAGAAACGTCTTGTGGCATGTTCTCAATACGAGctgaaataacttaaaaatatccATGCAAATTATTACATCAGTATTTCACATTGAGGCAGCACATTATTTCTTGTTATGTTTTGTAATATATTTACAGATTAAAGCATcctgtctttttgtgtttttttttttatccagctGGGGAAGAATGTGGAGTCCATCACTATGATCTACGACGTTGAGGGTCTAGGTCTGAAACACTTATGGAAGCCAGCTATAGAAACATATGGCGAGGTAtgcagatatacacacacacatatacagtgggggaaataagtatttgatcccctgctgaatttgtaagtttgcccacttccatagaaatgatcagactctggtttttatggttgtttactggttatgggtatagacaaaatatcagtcgaaaatgcataaaaaacacacaatctaaaagttataaattgttatgtattttattaagggaaataagtatttgatccccaagcacaacacaagtcagtactttgtagagaaacctttgttggcaagcacagcgatgagacgtttcttgtagttggtcaccaggtttgcacacagcgcaggagggattttggcccattcatctttacagacagtctctaaatccttcaagtttcttggctgcctcttggaaactcggagcttcagctccctccacaggttttcgatcgggttaaggtctggagactgactaggccactccatgaccttaatatgcttcttcttgagccactcctttgttgtcctggcagtatgttttgggtcattgtcatgttggaaaacccacccacgaggcatcttcagtgttcttgctgaggaaagaaggtttttgtccaagatgttacagtacatggctgcattcattggccccataatgcggtgaagttgccctgtaccctttgctgaaaaacagccccaaaacatgatgtttccacctccatgcttaaccgtgggtatggtgttctttgggtcatactcacgttttttcatcctccaaacacggcgggtcgagttaatgccaaatagctcaactttggtttcgtcagaccacagcactttctcccaagccttctctgagtcatttagatgttcactggcaaacctaaggcgggcctgtacatgtgccttcttgagcagggggaccttgcgggcactgcaagagttcaatccataacgtgtgttgccaactgttttcttggtgacggaggtcccaactgcttccagatcattaacaagctcctgccgtgttgttttaggacgctccctcacctttctcatcatcatcctcactccatgaggcgagattttgcggggagctccagaccgaggacagttgatggtccttttatgggtcttccacttgcgaataatggcaccaatagttgtcaccttctcaccaagccttttgctgatggttttgtaacctataccagccttgtgcaggtctacaatcttgtccctgacatcttttgacagctctttggtcttgcccatggtgctgtagaagttggaatgtaagaaactgattcttagagcaggtgtgctttatatacatgacgagttaagatcaggagtattggtaattagttgactgagcacagctgtgtgccacatgcgcaccagccaatctgtaggagcctgaattctaagtgaattgttggggatcaaatacttatttcccttaataaaatacataacaatttataacttttagattgtgtgttttttatgcattttcgattgatattctgtctatacccataaccagtaaacaaccataaaaaccagagtctgatcatttctatggaagtgggcaaacttacaaattcagcaggggatcaaatacttatttcccccactgtatacagtatatatacactactggtcaaaggTTTTacaacagcatcagtttcctctggtatagttggtcagagcttcatcctacagcaagataatgacccaaaactttagtccaagctccaccagaactacctcaggataaaaactagatggaaaacatggagtggaccatggcccagtctctagactttaaccccatggagctgatttgtgatgaactggacgaGGCACCttacaagtgacacacatttctgggaacttctccaacaaaattgttaaatatttgatttccattttagaaatcaaatatttatttacatgttaaatCAGTCAAAGATGGTTACTGTGAAAAGTAAAAAGTTTATACTCAtattacatttcaataaaaaaagaaaagaaaaatgttggaGTGTAGCTCACATAGAAGCTGTGACACAGACGTATCAAGCACACTAAAAGGTTTAGTTTCTGTCGCATCAGATTCTCCAGATGTTTGAAGACAACTACCCGGAGGGTCTGAAGAGGCTGTTTGTTATTAAAGGTAAATCTAACCTATAAAATTTCTGACTGATTCACCTACAGTCTTTGTTCTCATCCCTATGTATTATTTtcattggttttgtttgtttctccttcAGCACCCAAACTCTTTCCTGTGGCCTTCAACCTTGTTAAGCCCTTTCTGAGTGAAAACACACGGCAAAAGATCAGCATCCTGGGAGGTGGGTACACTCTACATATCGCTGTGAGGTGAATATATTATCTAAAAAAGAACGTATTCAAacaagctgttgttgttgttgttgttgtgtctctgtttctgcagCTAACTGGCAGGAGGTGTTACTGAAGCACATCGATGCGGAGGAGCTGCCGGTGATGTACGGTGGTAAACTGACGGATCCTGATGGAGACCCTTGCTGTCGGAGCAGGGTGAGTCAGTGACGTAGAGTCCTGCACACCTACGggtgctgcttttctttccccAAACGGTAGCTGAAAGATTGGAGGAGACGAGTATCCGTGACCGATGGCCAGTCAGTTTGGGCTCACTCACTCACTTCAATGAGGATGAACTCTCTAAAGATAAATCAACAGTAATCTGCCCCTAGATGTCGACTACTGTATTAAATTAGTTTACAACCAACTGAATCATTTTGGTTTCTGCACCAGTAATCTTATGTGCAGCTGTCCTACTACTACaaagtattttctttgtatttaaAACTGGATTGAGCTTATTTTTGTGCCATAATGCAGTGCATACACTGCAGTGCAGAGACCACTTCCATGGCCTGTGAAATGTAGTTTTTGCACAAGTGATCTGTTCTCTAAGAAAGAGATTAGAGAAAGCAGGAAGGAAAATGAGTGCATAGAAAATCCAAGTCCAGGCCCTCGAATGGGATTGTAGGAAAAGATCGTTAATTCAATGGGCtggagtcattaaaaaaaacaaaaacaaacaaaaaaaacaccgaCATGTTTTAGCTTGCACCTCCTTCAGGGTGAAAGATCCTACGACACCCTGAAGGAAACACAAGCCGAAACAcgtaggtgttttttttttttttttttttatgactccAGCCTGTTTAATTAGACCTTtgcatgatttttccattttccttcagaCATTAGTTCCCCTTCCAGTGCACCGTTGGTTTGAAGGACACCAGTAGTGCTCCAgccatttttcctttcttgtgGATGAATTTATTGTCACGtgcacagtatgaaaacacgTTTCCCTGTACGAAGAAATACTTCTTTGCCTTTCACACGAATGCCTAACCATCTAAAATATAAGTGGAACATAAATTAGATACGTATAATACCAATTATAAAATAAGTAGTGCAAGTGAAAATGTGAACAGTGAACTGAAGGTGTAAACAGAAACTTAAACATGACCAGTGCAGTGTATGAGCATGGGCGTTAGTGGGTTTTATGCATTAATTAAGGCAGTCATTTGCAGAGAATCATTTCCTAACCTGATAAATACAGCACAAGTTTCCAATCTGAGCCGAGAGCAAACGCGCACAACTGTTTGGTCAAATCTCTGCAAAGTAATGCATTCAGCCGTTAAAGAGTGCAAATATACTtacgtttaaaaataaaagtttgtcaaagtttcattttcacatatgCACGTCAGATCGTCCACAATTTCACAGGTCTGATAAAGTTTTGCAGAGACACTGCAGACAGAGAGCTGCGAGCcaaagcatttttctttgtcagttttgaATTATGGTTATTATGGTTGTCACTGGATACCAGTCTGATTCCAACTATCAACACCCCTGTAGAGAGTTTTAAATGAACTCAGTGCTGAAATAGTGAACAGTACgcttgctttaaaaaaaaaataagatatgtACCAGCTCTGCTACAGCTGCCccatagtttttttctttcgctGATTTGCATCCTGTGCTTGTGTAGTGTTTGTCAGCTTCACAGCTTTGCTTTGTCATAAACACTGACCGGCCTGCGAATGTGCCTGCTGTGCACTTGTAATGTTGTGGATTTGAATTTGACATGCAAACTACGTTTCATGTGAGTTCCAGCGCCTGTGCCAGTTTTTCCTGACACGGCCGaaccacaaaatgaaaataattttccTAAACGGACGATGAAGCCGTGTCTCATTCAGGCTGCAGAATCTAAAAGTACAGTGCATGTTACTGGCGACTCTGTGACGGATCCTGTTACAC includes the following:
- the LOC125012074 gene encoding SEC14-like protein 2, which gives rise to MSGRLGDLSPKQAEALEQFRVRIQDILPQLPLQHDHFLLRWLRARNFNVQKSEAMLRKHMEFRKQMKVDTIITEWRPPEVIEKYLSGGMCGYDREGSPIWYDVIGPVDPKGLFLSASKQDFIKSKIRDCEMLQKECTVQSERLGKNVESITMIYDVEGLGLKHLWKPAIETYGEILQMFEDNYPEGLKRLFVIKAPKLFPVAFNLVKPFLSENTRQKISILGANWQEVLLKHIDAEELPVMYGGKLTDPDGDPCCRSRINHVGPVPPSYYVRDHVNVDYEKCATVSRGSSLQMDYEILFPGCVLRWQFASEGADIGFGVFLKPKKGEWKKAAQMEEVLPSQRYNSHLVPEDGSLTCERPGVYVLRFDNTYSIFQAKRVSFSVEVLLPDQLQSSQTNGQASHKVQEESSSQF